The Hyphomonas sediminis genome contains the following window.
CCTGGTCTTCCAGTTCAATGAAGCTGAAACCGGCGATGTGAACGTTACCCTCGATGGCGTCGGCGTTGCCGGCCTCGACTATGGTCTCATCGCTGCTGCTGCCAACAGCTCTGCCGATCCGGCGCTGGTGGCAGAAGCGCTGCAGGCCGATCCGGGCAATCCGGGCTTCGATGCCGCGCTCATGAAGGGCCTGAAAGCCGATATCGTTGGCGCCAGCGTCGACATGCCTGCCTTCAACTCCTATGTCGGCCGCGATGCGCAGGGCCGCGCAACCAAGATCACGACTGATCCGTTCACAATGACGGTTGCGGCGCGTGACAACGCCGATGGCGAACAGTTTGCCGGCGCGCTGGCAACGCTGGGCTATGAGTCGCTGACCCTCAGCGGCGCTGGCGAGCAGCTCTATGATCCGGATGCGGACATCGTGACCCTGCCGAAGGGCAAGAACTATTGGAAGCTCAATGACGGCTTCCAGCTGGATGTCTCGGCCAAGTATGCCGGCGCCAAGGATATTTCTGCTGCCTCGACAGCTGCGAACCTTGAAGCCGATCCGGACGCTGTGATGGACGTGATGCTCAACAAGCTGGCTTTCCATCAGTTCGAGATTTCCTTCGACGATGACGGCTTCTTCAACCGCGCCCTGAACGCTTATGCGGCTCAGTCGGGTGAAGATCCGGCGAACCTGCGCGCACAGATCTCCGGCATGATGGCGATGGCCCCGATGGCCGCCGGCAGCACCGGGATCGACGTGGCGGTGATCACCGAGCTGGCCTCGGCCCTGTCGAGCTTCGTGCAGGACCCGAAAACGCTGACGATCAGCTTCGCGCCGCCGACACCGGTGACCGGCCAGGCCTTCGTGGACGCGGCTTCCAACCCGAGCGACCCGGCCATGAAGCTGGACAAGGCCAAGCTCGGTTTTGCGGCTTCCAACAAGTAATCTGACTGCCGGACACGGCTGACAGGAATGAGGGCGCGGGGCGAGAGCTTCCGCGCCCTTTTCAATAGGGGATAATGGAGGCATAGGCTGTTGCGATGAGACGTGAACTATGAAGCTGGCCTTTTTCGGCGATGTTGTGGGCAAGCCCGGACGGGCGGCGGTGCTGGATCACCTGCCGGGCCTGCGGGCGCGGCTGAAGCTCGACTTCGTGGTGGTCAATGGCGAGAACGCCGCCGGCGGCTTTGGCCTGACCCGTCAGATCGCAGAGGAATTCTTCGGCGCGGGCGCCGATTGCCTGACGCTGGGCGACCATGCGTGGGACCAGCGTGAGGCGCTCACCTATATTGAACGCGAGCCGCGCCTCCTGCGGCCGATGAATTACCCGCGCCAGGCTGGCGCGCCGGGGAAGGGGGCTGAGCTTTACATGCTGCCCGATGGACGCCGGGTGGGCGTTGTCCAGCTGCAAGGCAATGTCTTCATGCGGCAGGCACTGGAATGCCCGTTTGCGGCGGCTGACCTTGCGCTCGACCAGATGCCGCTGGGCACGGTGGCCGATGCCGTGATCGTGGACATGCACTGTGAGGCGACCAGCGAGAAGATGGCGATGGGCCATCATTGCGATGGCCGGGCAAGCCTTGTGGTGGGCAGTCATACTCATGTTCCGACGGCGGATACGATGATCCTTAATGGCGGCACGGCCTATCAGAGCGATGCGGGTATGTGCGGAGACTATGACTCGGTCATTGGTATGCAGAAGGAAATGTCGCTCTACCGCTTCCAGACCCAGCTGCCCGGCGAGCGTTACCAGCCCGCCCTTGGCGAAGGCACGCTGTGCGGCACCTATGTCGAGACTGACGACCGCACAGGGCTCGCGACCCGGGTTGAGCCGATCCGCATGGGTGGCCGGTTGAGCGCGCAGGTGCCTTCCGTTTGAGTGGCCGGTGCTGATCGCAGGTAAATGCTTGCGGTTCCTGCGCCTTAGCTTTTCTGGATGTTGCCGTCATCGGTGTGACTCTCCGCTCCGTTCGGGAGATGGGTCCTCAGATGGCCTTTGGCCATCGAGGGTGACGAGGGTGGAGAGGCTTGTTCTGCATACATCAGTCTCCGGACTGACGTATGCCATCCGGGTTTGGGTCAGTTCGGGGGAACCTGCCGGATAAGTTGACGGAATATCTCGCGGGTTTGTCTTCCCGGTTTGGCCGAAGGCAAAGACCGGGATCCAGCGGATGTGTTGGTACTGCTGGGTATTCTGGGTCCCGGATAATCGCTTCCGCGATTTCCGGGATGACGCGGGGAGGGGGGTGGCGATGTTGGATAGGGGGGGGCCATGCTGGCCGGGCGGAAGATCCAGAAAGACGTATCCTTTGCGGACTCGATGTCAGAAAAAATTCATCCCGCTGCTGGGCATGATTACCTAAGAGACCGGGTTCCTGCTCAAGAAAACCCGGGAGATTCTGATGACCCTGTTGCGTCCCGCAATGTTGAAGCGTGCAGCCTTTGCTGCGCAGGCCGCTGCCATCCTGCTGATCGCGGCTTGCGCCAGCCCTTCGGAAGTTCCGCCCCAGGAAGACCGCGTTGCGTTCGCCGTGCTGGGAGACGCTGAGCCCAAGCCGCTCGCCGAGTTTCCGAATGTTGCCGCCGCTGTGGCTGACGTGAATGTTCTGGCGGAGAAAAAGGAAATCGATTTCGTTGTCGGCGTGGGCGACATCGCGCACAAGGGCACGCTGGTGCAGTATGAGGCGGCAACGCCGGTGCTGCAGGCCCTGACGCTGCCTTTCTTCCCGATCATGGGCAATGAAGAGTTCAACGAAAGCGAAGCGCGCTTCATAGATTTCGCCAATCGCTGGAACGAAGGCAAGGCGATCATCGACAGCCGCAGCTATGTGCAGGACCGCGGGCCGGTGGTGATGGTCTATGCCTCGCCCGATTTCAGCCGGCAGTTTACGGATGAAGGCGTCGAATGGATGCTGGACCAGGTCCGCGCAGCCAGCCCGAAGCCGGTGTTCCTGGTGGTGCACAGCGCGCAGGTTGGTGTGTACCCGGAGAATGCCGAGAAGGGCATCGAGAATCCGAAATTTGCGGAAGTCGTGGCCCAACCGAACCTGGCGGCCGTGATCTCAGGCGACCTGCACATGGATATGGACCGGACGGATCATTCCAAGCAGATCGGCCATGTGCATTACCTGCACATTCCGGCGCTGGAGCGGACCAAGATTCCCGATGAAACGCAGCACACGCCGCTGTTCCGCGTGTTCACGGTGAAGGGCGGCCATGTGAAGGTCGACACCTACCAGACAGGCAATCCCGAGCCGCTGGACCGGTTTGCCTACAGCTTTGACCTGCCGGAAGTTCCGGCCGCGAACTAGGGCGACGTGCGATCTGATGGGATCAGGTCGCTTATTCCCGTTTTTTTATTTGCTCCAAGAAAAAAGCCGGAGGGGCGACCCTCCGGCTTGATCTTACCACACCCCAACATTTGGGGCGCTGGCCCAGGGTTCCTGCGGGGGTTTGGATGGGCCTTTCTGCAGCAGCTCGATGGAGATGCCATCGGGCGAGCGGATGAACGTCATGCGGCCATCCCGGGGCGGACGATTGATCGTCACCCCGATATCGGCAAAGCGCTGGGTGGCGGCGTAGATATCTTCCACCTGATAGGCGAGGTGGCCGAAATTGCGCCCGCCGTCATAATCCTTCTCATCCCAGTTCCAGGTGAGCTCTACCATCGGGATGTTGAGGGAAGTCGGCGAGACGCCTTCGGGCACGCCGCCATTGCGGGCGATGTCTGACGGGGCGGCCAGGAAGACCAGCGTGAAACGGCCAGCTTCGTTGTCGTAACGAGTGATTTCCTGCAGGCCGAGCCCGTCGCAATAGAAACGCTTGGCCGCGTCAATGTCGCTGACGCGAACCATGGTGTGGAGAAATTCTGGGCTCATGAATGGGCTTCCTTCAGATTATGGATGACCTGGCGCAGATTGGGCGGAGTGAGCGCATAAAAGCGCCGCAGCGCCACTGCGAGCAGGCCGACGGCGGTGCCCATAAATGCCAGGAAGATGCTGAATGTGTGGATCAGGGTGCCTTGCTCGAACACCGGCGAGCCGCCGGTCATCTGCCAGCACGCATCCCAGGCCATGTTGAACACGGCCACCAGCGGGCCGAGGCCGAAGGTCAAAAGGGCGCCGCAGGCGAAGAAGTAGGTGCCTGCGCGGGGTCCTTCGGCGCGGACATAGAGATCTGTGAACTCCGCTTCGCTGACGCTGACCGGCAGCTCGCCGCTTTCCTTGCGCAGGGCAAGGAGCTGGGGCGCGAAATCGCGTGTCTGTTTCCAGCGCCAGGCTAGATGCAGCCCCCAAGCGATGACGGCGGCGATGAGGACGTAATAGAGCCACATGGGCGGGAACAACGCTCCAAGACGTAAACTGGCCCGCAGAGGGCCCGGCCGGAGCGGCATCAGACCCTGTGGGCGCGTTCGTATACCAGCATGGCGCGCTTGCGGGCCACACCCCAATGATAGTTATGCAGCCGGCCATCTGCCGCAAGGGCTCGGTGGCAGGGGATAAACCAGCTGACGGGGTTGGCGCCCACCGCCGCGCCGACAGCGCGGGAGGCCTTGGGCGCCTCGATTTTCTGGGCGAGGTGGCCATAGGTTCGAGTTTCGCCGGCAGGAATCTCAAGCAGGGCGCGCCAGACCTGCCGCCGGAAGGGCGTGCCATAGAGGCAGACCGGCAGGGGCGTTCCATCCTCGAACACGTCGCGCGCCATGCGTTCAGCGGCGGCATCATCACGGCGAATTGATGCGCCGGGATAGCGGGCGGCGAGGTTTGCGAAGGCGTCGTCCTCGCGCCGACCCTGATGCTCGAAGCCGGTGCGGGGGGCGGCGTCCTCGTCAATGAAGCCCAGCGCGATGAGGCCGCGCGGGCCGATCAGCCAGGCGCCAAGGCCGAAGGGGGTCGGCGCTTTGCCGAGGATCAGGTCCGCGCCCTTTCCGCCGGCTTTTGCCTCGCCCGGCGAGAGCCCTTCATGGGCAATAAACAGGTCATGCAGGCGGCCGGGGCCGGAAAGGCCGGTTTCGAGACTGGCCTCCAGAACGCTGGCGCCCTCGCGCAGCAGGTCTCCGGCCATGCCATGGGCCAGCGCGCCCTGGAACTGCTTGGGGCTGATGCCGGCCCAGCGGGTGAATTCACGCTGGAAATGGTGGGGCGAGAGGCCCATCGCCCGAGCGGCGGCGTCCAGATCGGGCCAGTCCTGCCAGGTGTCGCCCAGCCATTCGAGCGCCTTTGCCATACGGTCATAAGCGCGGGCGCGTTCATCGAGGGGGAAGAGAGTGTCAGCCATGAGGAGAGTGTGCCGGAGGCATAAGACGCGCGCCACCCGATTCTTGCCGTTCCCTGAAGGGCGGAATTTACACTTTCCTGCAATCAGGAACACGCGCAATGTGCGGTCCAAAACACTACCCGGGAGGCAAGAAGGTCAACATGGCGGACGCCCGCAGCATTATCCTGCATGAGTATCCTGCATCGCCCTATGCCGAAAAGGTGCGCTTGGCGCTCCGGCTGAAGAACCTGGCCTATGCGCGCGTCGAGCAGCCCTCGATCATGCCGAAGCCTGATCTGGTGGCGCTGACCGGCGGCTATCGGCGCATTCCTGTGTTGCAGATCGGGGCGGATATCTATTGCGATACGGCGATCATCCTGCGGGAGCTGGAAGCGCGCTATCCGATGGTGGCGCTGAAGCTGCCGGGCCATGAGGGGCTCGCGCAGATGGTGGCGGGCTGGACGGATGGGCGCTGGTTCCAGTGCTCCGTGGCGGTGATCTTCGGCGAGATGGGCGACAATGTTCCCGACGCCTTCATCAAGGACCGCGAGCAGCTTTCCGGGCGGCCGTTCAATATTGCCGCGATGAAAGCGGTGGCGCCGATGATGCGTGACCAGTGGCGCGCGCGGCTGATGCTGCTTGAAGAGCGTCTGGCGGGCGGTAAGGGCGCTGGCGGCGGGCTCTATCTCGTCGGCGGCAAGCCGGGGCTGGTGGATGTGCACGCCTATATGAATGTGTGGTGGATGAAGCAGGCTGTGCCGGCTTTCGCGGACGCCTGTTTCGAAAGCGCGCCGCTGACGCGCGCCTGGTTTGACCGTCTTGCCGAAGTCGAAGGGCAGGAGCCGGAAACCATTACCGGCGCGCAGGCCGCCGCGATTGCTCGGGACGCGGCCCCGCGCCTCGTGGCCGCGACGACCCGGAACGAGCCGCAGGGCTTTGTGCCGGGCGAGCATGTAGCCGTTGCGCCCGATGATTACGGGCAGGACTGGGTGGAAGGGGAGCTGGTGCATGCCGACAGCCAACGGATCATCTTGCAGCGCGTCAGCGAGATTGCAGAGACGATCCACGTCCACTTCCCGCGCGCAGGCTTCCTGGTGCGGCGCGCCTGAGGCGCCTTGGGCGGGCCTGACTTTGCTTGCATGCGCGCGTGGCCGCGCTAGGTTTTCTTCCAGAGATACTATCGGGAGGAAATGATGAAGAAGATTCTGATGGCGTCGGTGCTCGGGCTGGCGGCCTGCGGGCATATGGCGGCCGAAGAAGCGGCGCTAGATGCGCCGGGCGCAAAGCCGACAGTGAAAGAAGTCTGGTATCCCTCACGCTACGGCGCGGAGGACCGGATTGGGGCAATGAACCTGCTGTCTCCGGAGAAGACCGCCGAAGCGGCAAAACTCATTACTACCGGAAAGACTTATTCGCTGGGCCAGGTGACCGGACGCAAGACGCCGGCTTATGGGCCGCGCAGCTTCTCCATGACGATCCTTCAGCTCTCGGATGGTTCGGGTACACCGCTGGGCGAGAACAAGGCTGTGGGCAATGACGACCTCGTCAACACTTATGTCGGCATCGGCAGCCAGATCGACGGGCTGGGCCATATGGGCATCGACCATCGCTACTATAACGGCGTTCCGGTGGCGGACTTTGTGACCACTTCGGGTCTCACCCAGTTTGGCACGCATGACCTGCCGCCTGTTGCGACGCGCGGCGTGCTGCTCGACATGACCAAACAGTTTGGCGATCCGGTGCCCGCCGGAACAGCCTTCAACAAGGCCGAGATCGATGCGGCGATGGCCGCGGCGGGCGTCAGCATCGGCGAGGGGGATATCGTTCTTTTCCACACCGGCACGATGAAATCGCAGGAAGGCTCTGCCGAACTGTCGCCAGTGGAGCCAGGCGTTGGCGTGGAAGGCGCGCAATACCTGGCAGACCTTGGCGCGGTCGCCGTGGGCGCCGACACATGGGCGCTGGAGGTCATCCCGTTCGAGAAAGATGCCCGGCCGTTTGACGTTCACCTCACCCTGCTGGCGAAGAACGGAGTCTATATCCTCGAGAACATGGTAACGCACGAACTCGCCGAGGATGGCGTTTCGGAATTCTTCTTCACGCTGGGCGCCCCGCGCCTGGAAGGGGCGGTGCAGGCGATCATCAATCCGGTGGCCATCCGCTAGCGGATCATTCCTTCAGGAAAGCGATGACCTCGGCGGCCAGTGTTTCCGACATGGCATCGGCGAGGTCATGGCCCCAGCCGGGGAAAGAGCGGAACCGTGCGCCCGGAATGCGCTGGGCGATGTCTTCGCCGCAGCCAAGGCGCACGAGCGGATCTGCCTCGCCATGCAGGATCAGGGCGGGCAGAGAGAGTTCGGACAAATGCTCGTGCCAGCGGGGTTGGGCGCGGATGGCCGCAAACTGGCGCAGGGTGCCGAGTGCGCGGTCTGATCGGTTGAAGTCGTCAATTGCCCGCTGGCGGATTGTGTCTGCGCTGTTGCGCAGGGCGGGCGCCGACCCGATAGCGTGCTGCGTGACTATCGCAATCTCGCCGATGGCTTCGGCTGTTCTTTGTGCCGGAACGGATATGATTGCTTCCATTGCTTCTGGCGTGGCTGCGGGCAGTCCCGGCGCCCCGGAAGTCGCCATCATGGTAATCAGCTGCCGGACTTTGTGCGGGTGATTGATCGCCATGATCTGGGCGATTGCGCCGCCCATCGACATGCCAAGCACGGCGGCCTGATCTATGTCCAGCGCATCAAGCAAACCTGCGGCATCGGCGGCCAGGTCGTTCAGAGTATAGGGAGCAAAGGGGCTCGCATCATGCCCCGCTTCCAGAGCGTCCATAACACCGGCGATATCCGGGACGCCGAGTTCGACCATTTCCTGTGAGAGGCCGATGTCTCGGTTGTCAAACCAGATGACGTAATACCCTGCGTCCGCAAGCGCCTGCCGGAACTCCGGTGGCCAGCGCGTCATCTGAAAGGCGAATCCCATGATCAGGAGGATTGCCGGATCGCCAGGGTTGCCTGCCGTTTCATATTCCAGCTCGATCCCATTGGCCGTGATCTGGGACATATGCCTGGCTCCTCTAGCCGTGTTGCGCTGCAGAGTAGGGGGCGGGCACCTTGGCAATCAAGCTGTCCACAAAAAGAAAACGCCGCCCCGTACTTAAGGGCGGCGTTTGTTGATGAGTGGAAAGATCCGCTTAGAAGTTCAAGGTGGCTTTCGTGTAGACGAAGCGGCCCGAATAGCCGAACGGCGAGTAGGTCGAGAACGGCACGTTACCGGTCGAGTTCAGACCCAGCGGGGCCGCATCCGGGTATTCGTCCAGGATGTTGTCGGCGCCGACAGCGATAGTGATGCGATCGTTCCAGTTATAGCGGGCCTCAAGGTCCACAATGGTTTTCGGGCTGAGGTTGTAGTCCGTTGCGGAGCTAGACCCCGGCACCAGAACTTCGCCGTAGCGGATCGCACGTAGTGTCGCTGCAAACGGACCGTGTTCCCAATCGAGCTGGCCGGTGAACTTGTCCTTCGGAGCGCCTTCTTCAAAGGTGAGCACGTTCACGCGACCGAACAGCGTCGGGGCCGGCGAAAGGGCCGAGAGTACCGGAACTTCCGGGATCTCTGTTACTTCTGTCTTGTTGAAGTTTGCGCCCAGCGTTCCGCGGAACTTGCCGAAATCGGTTTCCGGGAACGTATAGTTGGCGATGATGTCCACGCCGGTGGTTTCAGTAGAGACCCCGTTCAGGAAGAAGCGGCCACCACCCGCGCCCACGAAGCCTCGATCTTCGAGATAGTCACGGACGTTCGCCGCCGTCAGGTTCTCGGAGAGAACGATGCGATCATCCACATCGATCCGGTAACCGTCGACCGTCAGGTTAAAGGACCCGGTACGGAAGACGAAACCCAGCGCGTAGTTGACCGAGGTTTCCGCGTCCAGTGGTTTGGCGCCCAAGGCAACAGCGATTGGGTCGTCCACACGGAAGGTGGTGATATCGAAGGGCACGCCATCGATGAAGTTCGTCGATGTGGTGGTGAAGAACTGCTGTTGTAGCGTCGGAGCGCGGAAGCCGTTTTGAATCGAGCCGCGGATCGCGAAGCTGTCATTCACATCATAACGAGCTGCGAGCTTGCCGGTGAGGGCCTCGCCGAAGTCTGAATAGGATTCGCCGCGAATGGCGCCCGAAAGCAGCAGCTTGTCGGTGACGTTTGCTTCCAGGTCGAGATAGAGGCCAACGGCGGTACGGTCTTCATCCAGCTCGTTTTCTGGGCGGAAGCCGGGGAACACTTGCGCGCCGCTTGCCGTTGCACAGCCGCCAT
Protein-coding sequences here:
- a CDS encoding TIGR00282 family metallophosphoesterase, whose amino-acid sequence is MKLAFFGDVVGKPGRAAVLDHLPGLRARLKLDFVVVNGENAAGGFGLTRQIAEEFFGAGADCLTLGDHAWDQREALTYIEREPRLLRPMNYPRQAGAPGKGAELYMLPDGRRVGVVQLQGNVFMRQALECPFAAADLALDQMPLGTVADAVIVDMHCEATSEKMAMGHHCDGRASLVVGSHTHVPTADTMILNGGTAYQSDAGMCGDYDSVIGMQKEMSLYRFQTQLPGERYQPALGEGTLCGTYVETDDRTGLATRVEPIRMGGRLSAQVPSV
- a CDS encoding metallophosphoesterase family protein, giving the protein MTLLRPAMLKRAAFAAQAAAILLIAACASPSEVPPQEDRVAFAVLGDAEPKPLAEFPNVAAAVADVNVLAEKKEIDFVVGVGDIAHKGTLVQYEAATPVLQALTLPFFPIMGNEEFNESEARFIDFANRWNEGKAIIDSRSYVQDRGPVVMVYASPDFSRQFTDEGVEWMLDQVRAASPKPVFLVVHSAQVGVYPENAEKGIENPKFAEVVAQPNLAAVISGDLHMDMDRTDHSKQIGHVHYLHIPALERTKIPDETQHTPLFRVFTVKGGHVKVDTYQTGNPEPLDRFAYSFDLPEVPAAN
- a CDS encoding VOC family protein; amino-acid sequence: MSPEFLHTMVRVSDIDAAKRFYCDGLGLQEITRYDNEAGRFTLVFLAAPSDIARNGGVPEGVSPTSLNIPMVELTWNWDEKDYDGGRNFGHLAYQVEDIYAATQRFADIGVTINRPPRDGRMTFIRSPDGISIELLQKGPSKPPQEPWASAPNVGVW
- a CDS encoding methylated-DNA--[protein]-cysteine S-methyltransferase, with amino-acid sequence MADTLFPLDERARAYDRMAKALEWLGDTWQDWPDLDAAARAMGLSPHHFQREFTRWAGISPKQFQGALAHGMAGDLLREGASVLEASLETGLSGPGRLHDLFIAHEGLSPGEAKAGGKGADLILGKAPTPFGLGAWLIGPRGLIALGFIDEDAAPRTGFEHQGRREDDAFANLAARYPGASIRRDDAAAERMARDVFEDGTPLPVCLYGTPFRRQVWRALLEIPAGETRTYGHLAQKIEAPKASRAVGAAVGANPVSWFIPCHRALAADGRLHNYHWGVARKRAMLVYERAHRV
- a CDS encoding glutathione S-transferase family protein, whose protein sequence is MADARSIILHEYPASPYAEKVRLALRLKNLAYARVEQPSIMPKPDLVALTGGYRRIPVLQIGADIYCDTAIILRELEARYPMVALKLPGHEGLAQMVAGWTDGRWFQCSVAVIFGEMGDNVPDAFIKDREQLSGRPFNIAAMKAVAPMMRDQWRARLMLLEERLAGGKGAGGGLYLVGGKPGLVDVHAYMNVWWMKQAVPAFADACFESAPLTRAWFDRLAEVEGQEPETITGAQAAAIARDAAPRLVAATTRNEPQGFVPGEHVAVAPDDYGQDWVEGELVHADSQRIILQRVSEIAETIHVHFPRAGFLVRRA
- a CDS encoding cyclase family protein — translated: MKKILMASVLGLAACGHMAAEEAALDAPGAKPTVKEVWYPSRYGAEDRIGAMNLLSPEKTAEAAKLITTGKTYSLGQVTGRKTPAYGPRSFSMTILQLSDGSGTPLGENKAVGNDDLVNTYVGIGSQIDGLGHMGIDHRYYNGVPVADFVTTSGLTQFGTHDLPPVATRGVLLDMTKQFGDPVPAGTAFNKAEIDAAMAAAGVSIGEGDIVLFHTGTMKSQEGSAELSPVEPGVGVEGAQYLADLGAVAVGADTWALEVIPFEKDARPFDVHLTLLAKNGVYILENMVTHELAEDGVSEFFFTLGAPRLEGAVQAIINPVAIR
- a CDS encoding alpha/beta fold hydrolase; the protein is MSQITANGIELEYETAGNPGDPAILLIMGFAFQMTRWPPEFRQALADAGYYVIWFDNRDIGLSQEMVELGVPDIAGVMDALEAGHDASPFAPYTLNDLAADAAGLLDALDIDQAAVLGMSMGGAIAQIMAINHPHKVRQLITMMATSGAPGLPAATPEAMEAIISVPAQRTAEAIGEIAIVTQHAIGSAPALRNSADTIRQRAIDDFNRSDRALGTLRQFAAIRAQPRWHEHLSELSLPALILHGEADPLVRLGCGEDIAQRIPGARFRSFPGWGHDLADAMSETLAAEVIAFLKE